In the genome of Halobacterium noricense, one region contains:
- a CDS encoding MATE family efflux transporter, which produces MFDVSREDITDGPLSRALFYVAAPLVVQQYVVVLQQVVDAFWLGRVSEEAVAAVGLVAPVLALLTLGNHVALTGGQVLVAQHAGAEKDGAARRAAVHAILVALAFNLAALAFAAIFATDVLALFDPGEVVVELGALYLVVILGGMVFGGMSDAIEGAFVGWGDSRAALVVNVVAVAVNVVLDPFLVVGWGIAGFAGYGILGAALGTAAGYVVGFAVAVALATTEFTDFAYTREAMRLRLDSLRDVLEIGVPKAGQEGGRQTARLLMVAIVSGVGGSAGLAAYTVGMRISTLAFVPAIAVGSAVASVVGQNLGAERPARAIRATWLAAGVATVGLALVGVVQFAIPDLIASVFAPSLDGDALTYTVAYLQILAVGYWAFGVIYPVQGGFNGAGKTQVSMVATMLQYWVVRLPIAVVGAYVVVLSVPVYAAFWAITLSNVVAAVGVTAYFYYSTDRGLLERVASSMAADATD; this is translated from the coding sequence ATGTTTGACGTGTCTCGCGAGGATATAACCGACGGCCCGCTCTCCCGGGCGCTGTTCTACGTCGCCGCCCCCCTGGTCGTCCAGCAGTACGTCGTCGTCCTCCAGCAGGTCGTCGACGCGTTCTGGCTCGGCCGCGTCAGTGAGGAAGCGGTCGCCGCCGTCGGCCTCGTCGCGCCGGTGCTCGCGCTTCTCACGCTCGGCAACCACGTCGCGCTGACTGGCGGGCAGGTGCTCGTCGCCCAGCACGCCGGCGCGGAGAAGGACGGGGCCGCACGCCGCGCCGCCGTCCACGCCATCCTCGTCGCGCTCGCATTCAACCTCGCGGCGCTCGCGTTCGCCGCCATCTTCGCTACCGACGTGCTCGCGTTGTTCGACCCCGGCGAAGTCGTCGTCGAACTCGGCGCGCTCTACCTCGTCGTCATCCTCGGAGGCATGGTGTTCGGCGGAATGAGTGACGCCATCGAGGGCGCGTTCGTCGGCTGGGGGGACTCCCGCGCGGCGCTCGTTGTCAACGTCGTCGCCGTCGCCGTCAACGTCGTTCTCGACCCGTTTCTCGTCGTCGGCTGGGGCATCGCCGGCTTCGCCGGCTACGGCATCCTCGGTGCCGCGCTCGGCACCGCCGCCGGCTACGTCGTCGGGTTCGCCGTCGCCGTCGCGCTCGCCACCACCGAGTTCACCGACTTCGCGTACACGCGCGAGGCGATGCGGCTCCGCCTCGACTCGCTGCGCGACGTCCTCGAAATCGGCGTGCCGAAGGCCGGCCAGGAGGGCGGCCGCCAGACCGCGCGCCTCCTCATGGTCGCCATCGTCTCCGGCGTCGGCGGGAGCGCGGGACTGGCGGCGTACACCGTCGGGATGCGCATCTCGACGCTCGCGTTCGTCCCCGCTATCGCCGTCGGGAGCGCGGTCGCCAGCGTCGTCGGCCAGAACCTCGGCGCGGAGCGCCCCGCTCGGGCGATCCGCGCGACGTGGCTCGCCGCGGGCGTCGCGACGGTCGGCCTCGCGCTCGTCGGCGTCGTCCAGTTCGCGATTCCCGATCTCATCGCGAGCGTGTTCGCGCCCAGCCTCGACGGCGACGCGCTCACGTACACGGTCGCGTACCTCCAGATTCTCGCGGTCGGCTACTGGGCGTTCGGCGTCATCTACCCCGTGCAGGGCGGATTCAACGGCGCCGGAAAGACTCAGGTGTCGATGGTCGCGACGATGCTCCAGTACTGGGTCGTCCGGCTGCCCATCGCGGTCGTCGGCGCGTACGTCGTCGTGCTCTCGGTCCCGGTGTACGCCGCGTTCTGGGCGATTACGCTGTCGAACGTCGTCGCCGCCGTCGGCGTCACCGCCTACTTCTACTACTCGACGGACCGCGGGCTGCTCGAACGCGTCGCGTCCTCGATGGCCGCGGACGCGACAGACTGA